One window from the genome of Thermaerobacter marianensis DSM 12885 encodes:
- a CDS encoding HU family DNA-binding protein: MNKPELVNAIAEKTGLNRKDSEKAVNAFVESISEALAKGEKVSLVGFGTFEVRTRQARTGRNPRTGQTLTIPAAKVPAFKPGKQLREVVK; encoded by the coding sequence GTGAACAAGCCCGAGCTGGTCAACGCCATTGCTGAGAAGACGGGTTTGAACAGGAAGGACAGCGAGAAGGCGGTCAATGCCTTCGTGGAGTCCATCAGCGAGGCCCTGGCCAAGGGCGAGAAGGTCTCGCTGGTGGGCTTCGGCACCTTTGAGGTGCGCACGCGGCAGGCCCGCACCGGCCGCAACCCGCGGACGGGGCAGACGCTGACGATCCCCGCTGCCAAGGTGCCGGCCTTCAAGCCCGGAAAGCAGCTGCGCGAAGTGGTGAAGTGA
- the mfd gene encoding transcription-repair coupling factor, whose amino-acid sequence MTTLPAQDLTEDLLRLWQQLPEFPSLAGGVRRELPAQAVYGLAGPAAASLLAALAAATGRTLFIFTADQGAADALAADLRAWAPAEQVVVFPSIEVLPFEVLAASPELLALRLEALARIRQGPCLVVAPVGAVARRLPRPERWAAGLIDLEPGRVLDRDELLARLVAAGYQRAEQVDRPGEVAVRGGIVDVYPPAGEPVRIEFFGDEIDSLRRFDPGSQRSTETLARVRLVPARELVLDGPAWQQGLRALAGEIERLREQTRQRRGGAARQLLERLEQDLARLEAERPLDLAERYLPFFEPAMATLLDYAPGPALAVWVEPRNLEEAVADRERQWQERQADLLSRGEILPAQASLYLDEPGLWRALASRPVLYLSLLLRAPGQGPDPRQVYGITARPAPMFHGQWDLFEEEVRTWKRQQYRVLVVAGDGERAERLRRALDEADVVARLVPGLTLPAPGEVLVAPAALSEGFEVPALRWVVLTEREVLGRRVARRRSPTTAADRAETQALERLVDLKPGDYVVHVHHGIGRFLGLRTMEIQGVHRDYLTIQYAGGDRLYVPTDQIELVQKYVGAEGHQPRLAKLGSGEWNKVKQRVKESVRELAGELLALYAARQTLRGHAFGPDTPWQRQFEDAFPYQETPDQLEAIAAIKADMERPVPMDRLLVGDVGFGKTEVAMRAAFKAVQDGKQVAVLVPTTVLAYQHERTFKERFAPFPVTIRTLSRFASPAEQAEILTGLAQGTIDIVIGTHRLVQPDVRFKDLGLLIIDEEHRFGVAHKERLKQLKQNVDVLTLSATPIPRTLHMALAGIRDLSRIDTPPENRFPVQTFVVEWHESLVRDAIQRELRRGGQVFYVHNRVQSIQAVRRRLERLVPEARFAVAHGQMGEGELERVMVDFMAGKADVLVCTTIIESGLDMPNVNTLIVEDADRFGLAQLYQLRGRVGRSDRVAYAYFTYRRDKVLTEDAQKRLQAIKDFTELGAGFKLALRDLEIRGAGNLLGAEQHGFMLSVGFDLYAQLLEEAVAELRGRRRPARLKPVVDLVVDAHIPDSYIRDARQKIEFYKRVNLAETPADLAEVREALQDRYGPPPEPVRNLLALAEIRQLAARCGVFRIEQQGTRVDLEAVAPQAEPLARTCEALRPQLGRRLQPVRGRPAAFFRTDGLGEREVLTALRRFLRELVRHTPGGGGGPEGGEGEDAEKAAAGTPDEPAPATPVRGGVRS is encoded by the coding sequence GGCGGGGCCCGCGGCGGCCAGCCTGTTGGCCGCCCTGGCTGCGGCCACGGGACGGACCCTGTTCATCTTCACCGCCGACCAGGGCGCGGCCGACGCCCTGGCCGCCGACCTGCGGGCCTGGGCGCCGGCGGAACAGGTGGTGGTCTTCCCCTCCATCGAGGTGCTGCCCTTCGAGGTCCTGGCCGCCAGCCCGGAATTGCTGGCCCTGCGCCTCGAGGCGCTGGCCCGGATCCGCCAGGGCCCTTGCCTGGTGGTGGCGCCCGTCGGCGCCGTGGCCCGCCGCCTGCCGCGGCCGGAGCGGTGGGCCGCCGGCCTGATCGACCTGGAGCCCGGTCGCGTCCTGGACCGGGACGAGCTGCTGGCCCGGCTGGTGGCCGCGGGCTACCAGCGCGCCGAACAGGTCGACCGCCCCGGTGAGGTGGCCGTCCGCGGCGGCATCGTCGATGTCTACCCGCCCGCGGGGGAGCCGGTGCGCATCGAGTTCTTCGGGGACGAGATCGACTCGCTGCGCCGGTTCGACCCCGGCAGCCAGCGCTCCACCGAGACCCTCGCGCGGGTCCGGCTGGTGCCCGCCCGGGAACTGGTCCTGGACGGACCGGCCTGGCAGCAAGGCCTGCGGGCCCTGGCGGGGGAGATCGAGCGCCTCCGGGAGCAGACCCGCCAGCGCCGGGGCGGTGCCGCCCGCCAGCTGCTGGAGCGCCTGGAGCAGGACCTGGCCCGGCTGGAGGCCGAGCGCCCCCTGGACCTGGCCGAGCGCTACCTGCCCTTCTTCGAGCCCGCCATGGCCACCCTCCTGGACTACGCCCCGGGTCCGGCCCTGGCTGTATGGGTCGAGCCCCGCAACCTGGAGGAGGCGGTGGCCGACCGGGAGCGCCAGTGGCAAGAGCGCCAGGCGGACCTGCTGTCCCGGGGCGAGATCCTGCCCGCCCAGGCCTCCCTCTACCTGGACGAACCCGGCCTCTGGCGTGCCCTGGCGTCCCGGCCCGTCCTGTACCTCTCCCTGCTCCTGCGGGCGCCGGGGCAGGGTCCGGACCCGCGCCAGGTCTACGGCATCACCGCGCGGCCGGCCCCCATGTTCCACGGCCAGTGGGACCTGTTCGAGGAAGAGGTGCGCACCTGGAAGCGCCAGCAGTACCGCGTCCTGGTGGTGGCGGGGGACGGCGAGCGGGCGGAGCGGCTCCGCCGGGCCCTGGACGAGGCGGACGTGGTGGCCCGGCTCGTCCCCGGCCTGACCCTGCCGGCGCCCGGCGAGGTGCTGGTGGCGCCGGCCGCCCTGAGCGAGGGCTTCGAGGTGCCCGCCCTGCGCTGGGTCGTCCTGACGGAGCGGGAGGTGCTGGGGCGCCGGGTGGCCCGCCGCCGCAGCCCCACCACCGCCGCCGACCGGGCGGAGACCCAGGCCCTGGAGCGGCTGGTGGACCTCAAGCCGGGCGACTACGTGGTCCACGTACACCACGGCATCGGCCGGTTCCTCGGGTTGCGGACCATGGAGATCCAGGGGGTCCACCGCGACTACCTGACCATCCAGTACGCCGGCGGTGACCGGCTCTACGTCCCCACGGATCAGATCGAGCTGGTGCAGAAGTACGTGGGCGCCGAGGGCCACCAGCCGCGCCTGGCCAAGCTGGGCTCCGGCGAGTGGAACAAGGTCAAGCAGCGGGTGAAGGAATCGGTGCGGGAGCTGGCGGGGGAGCTTTTGGCCCTCTACGCCGCCCGGCAGACGCTGCGCGGCCACGCCTTCGGTCCGGATACGCCCTGGCAGCGCCAGTTCGAAGACGCCTTCCCCTACCAGGAGACGCCGGACCAGCTGGAGGCCATCGCCGCCATCAAGGCGGACATGGAGCGCCCCGTGCCCATGGACCGGTTGCTGGTGGGCGACGTGGGCTTCGGCAAGACCGAGGTGGCCATGCGGGCCGCCTTCAAGGCGGTGCAGGACGGCAAGCAGGTGGCGGTGCTGGTGCCCACCACCGTGCTGGCTTACCAGCACGAGCGCACCTTCAAGGAGCGCTTCGCCCCCTTCCCCGTCACCATCCGCACCCTGAGCCGCTTCGCCTCGCCGGCGGAACAGGCGGAGATCCTGACCGGGCTGGCCCAGGGTACCATCGACATCGTCATCGGCACCCACCGGCTGGTCCAGCCCGACGTGCGGTTCAAGGACCTGGGCCTGCTCATCATCGATGAGGAGCACCGGTTCGGCGTCGCCCACAAGGAGCGGCTCAAGCAGCTCAAGCAGAACGTGGACGTATTGACCCTCTCGGCCACCCCCATCCCCCGCACCCTGCACATGGCCCTGGCGGGGATCCGCGACCTGAGCCGCATCGACACGCCGCCGGAGAACCGCTTCCCGGTGCAGACCTTCGTGGTCGAGTGGCACGAGTCCCTGGTGCGCGACGCCATCCAGCGGGAGCTGCGCCGCGGGGGTCAGGTGTTCTACGTCCACAACCGCGTGCAGAGCATCCAGGCGGTGCGCCGACGGCTGGAACGGCTGGTGCCGGAGGCGCGGTTCGCCGTCGCCCACGGCCAGATGGGCGAAGGGGAACTGGAGCGGGTGATGGTCGACTTCATGGCCGGAAAGGCCGACGTACTGGTCTGCACGACCATCATCGAGTCGGGCCTCGACATGCCCAACGTCAACACCCTGATCGTGGAGGATGCCGACCGCTTCGGCCTGGCCCAGCTGTATCAGCTGCGTGGCCGGGTGGGCCGCTCGGACCGGGTCGCCTACGCCTATTTCACCTACCGCCGTGACAAGGTCCTGACGGAAGATGCCCAGAAGCGGCTCCAGGCCATCAAGGACTTCACCGAGCTGGGGGCGGGCTTCAAGCTGGCCCTGCGGGACCTGGAGATCCGCGGCGCCGGCAACCTGCTGGGCGCGGAGCAGCACGGCTTCATGCTGTCCGTGGGCTTCGACCTCTACGCTCAGCTGCTTGAGGAGGCGGTGGCGGAGCTGCGGGGCCGGCGCCGGCCCGCCCGGCTCAAGCCGGTGGTCGACCTGGTGGTCGACGCCCACATCCCCGACAGCTACATCCGCGACGCCCGGCAGAAGATCGAGTTCTACAAGCGGGTCAACCTGGCCGAGACCCCGGCCGACCTGGCCGAGGTGCGCGAGGCGCTGCAGGACCGCTACGGCCCGCCGCCCGAGCCCGTGCGCAACCTGCTGGCCCTGGCGGAGATCCGCCAGCTGGCGGCGCGGTGCGGGGTCTTCCGCATCGAGCAGCAGGGGACGCGCGTCGACCTGGAGGCCGTGGCGCCCCAGGCGGAGCCCCTGGCCCGGACCTGCGAGGCCCTGCGTCCACAGCTGGGCCGGCGGCTGCAGCCCGTGCGCGGCCGGCCGGCCGCGTTCTTCCGCACCGACGGCCTGGGCGAGCGGGAAGTGCTGACCGCCCTGCGCCGCTTTCTGCGGGAACTGGTGCGTCACACACCGGGTGGGGGCGGCGGGCCCGAAGGAGGCGAGGGCGAGGACGCGGAGAAGGCGGCGGCCGGCACCCCGGATGAGCCCGCACCTGCCACGCCGGTTCGGGGCGGCGTCCGGTCCTGA
- the yabQ gene encoding spore cortex biosynthesis protein YabQ, with protein MFSLTVQTYMLAVNVALGLTLGFVFDACRALRAVLAGGRPARRPWLDAVMDAVFWLAALPAVLLTWGWGNWGQVRLFTFLGLALGLGLYAALGSPVLFPALAATYRATGQGAVRFVRWNRRVARAAGRAAWRGARGLLRLVRWVLKPVTVPLGWLLAPLLAPVNRYVVDPVRARVQRFVVEPARRRVAAARHRFAAGWDRLRSVLAAWLRPGEDEPPPPAT; from the coding sequence ATGTTCTCCCTGACCGTGCAGACGTACATGCTGGCCGTCAACGTGGCCCTGGGCCTCACCCTGGGCTTCGTCTTCGACGCCTGCCGCGCCCTGCGGGCCGTCCTGGCCGGAGGCCGCCCAGCGCGGCGGCCGTGGCTCGACGCGGTCATGGATGCGGTCTTCTGGCTGGCGGCGCTGCCGGCCGTGCTCCTGACCTGGGGTTGGGGCAACTGGGGCCAGGTGCGGCTCTTCACCTTTCTGGGCCTCGCCCTGGGGCTGGGGCTGTACGCGGCCCTGGGGTCGCCCGTCCTCTTTCCGGCCCTGGCCGCCACCTACCGCGCCACGGGCCAGGGCGCCGTCCGGTTCGTCCGGTGGAACCGGCGCGTCGCCCGCGCCGCGGGCCGCGCCGCCTGGCGTGGAGCCCGTGGCCTGCTGCGGCTGGTCCGATGGGTGCTGAAGCCGGTGACCGTGCCCCTGGGATGGCTCCTGGCTCCCCTGCTGGCCCCCGTCAACCGGTACGTGGTGGATCCCGTGCGGGCGCGGGTGCAGCGGTTCGTGGTCGAGCCCGCCCGCCGGCGCGTGGCGGCGGCCCGCCACCGCTTCGCGGCGGGGTGGGACCGGCTGCGCTCCGTCCTGGCCGCCTGGCTGCGGCCCGGGGAGGACGAGCCGCCCCCACCGGCGACGTAG
- the yabP gene encoding sporulation protein YabP: protein MAEGQAAPGNRGRHTLTLAGRERLDLDGVQRVENFDDHTVVLETVMGRLTIRGEGLHIHELNLEEGRLRMTGRVSLLAYEDSAQRRRDRRNLLERLLK from the coding sequence GTGGCCGAGGGCCAGGCTGCGCCGGGCAACCGGGGGCGCCACACCCTGACGCTGGCCGGCCGGGAGCGGCTGGATCTGGACGGGGTCCAGCGGGTGGAGAACTTCGACGACCACACGGTCGTCCTGGAGACGGTCATGGGCCGGCTGACCATCCGGGGGGAGGGGCTCCACATCCACGAGCTCAACCTGGAGGAGGGCCGGCTGCGCATGACCGGCCGGGTCTCCCTGCTGGCCTACGAGGATTCCGCCCAGCGCCGCCGCGACCGCCGCAACCTGCTGGAGCGGCTGCTCAAGTGA
- a CDS encoding sigma factor-like helix-turn-helix DNA-binding protein yields the protein MRIEIRGAERLSFRERQVVVLKETGYSTEAIARRLGLAPGTVATLYNRARSKGYEVVIVIDGDPLRLFGEGDEDAPDEGPAGPGGTGADGTEGP from the coding sequence ATGCGCATCGAGATCCGGGGTGCCGAGCGCCTGAGCTTCCGCGAGCGCCAGGTGGTCGTGCTCAAGGAAACGGGATACAGCACCGAGGCCATCGCCCGGCGCCTGGGTCTGGCCCCCGGCACCGTGGCCACCCTGTACAACCGCGCCCGCAGCAAGGGGTACGAGGTGGTCATCGTCATCGACGGCGATCCGCTGCGCCTGTTTGGCGAGGGCGACGAGGACGCTCCGGACGAGGGACCCGCCGGCCCTGGTGGCACCGGTGCGGACGGGACCGAAGGTCCTTAG
- a CDS encoding FtsB family cell division protein: MRGGSGEAVGAATGPRPVRRRWRLRWGRLAATAVAAYLLAGLVLQQVALWQARQELRALDRQLQELRGQQAELRAAEQRVDDPAYVDETARQRLGLVKPGETVIQLVDEPGAAGSPAAQSPGSPGAPAGR; this comes from the coding sequence GTGCGCGGCGGCTCCGGCGAGGCGGTGGGCGCTGCAACGGGACCCCGCCCGGTGCGCCGCCGCTGGCGGCTGCGCTGGGGCCGGCTCGCCGCCACCGCCGTGGCCGCGTACCTGCTGGCGGGCCTGGTCCTGCAACAGGTGGCGCTGTGGCAGGCGCGCCAGGAACTGCGCGCCCTGGACCGGCAGCTGCAGGAGCTTCGCGGCCAGCAGGCGGAGCTGCGGGCGGCCGAGCAGCGGGTCGACGACCCCGCCTACGTGGACGAGACGGCGCGCCAGCGCCTCGGCCTGGTCAAGCCCGGCGAGACGGTGATCCAGCTGGTGGACGAACCCGGTGCCGCGGGATCGCCGGCGGCGCAGAGCCCGGGTAGCCCGGGTGCACCGGCGGGGCGGTAA
- the spoVT gene encoding stage V sporulation protein T, translating into MKATGIVRRIDDLGRVVIPKEIRRTLRIREGDPLEIFVDRDGEVILKKYSPIGELGDFAKELADSLHEAVHHIALVADRDAIIAVAGAPRKEFMEKRIGGAVEEAMAKRQPVLRNRPARNPGAGTLLADDETDERFSAYVIAPILATGDVIGAVILASKDPAVQMGDLELKLAETAAAVLRKQMED; encoded by the coding sequence ATGAAAGCGACGGGCATCGTACGCCGCATCGACGACCTGGGCCGGGTCGTGATCCCCAAGGAAATCCGGCGCACCCTGCGCATCCGCGAGGGCGACCCGCTGGAGATCTTCGTGGACCGTGACGGGGAAGTGATCCTGAAGAAGTACTCGCCTATTGGCGAGCTGGGCGACTTCGCCAAGGAGCTGGCCGACTCGCTCCACGAGGCGGTCCACCACATCGCCCTGGTGGCCGACCGCGACGCCATCATCGCCGTGGCCGGGGCGCCCCGCAAGGAGTTCATGGAGAAGCGCATCGGCGGGGCCGTCGAAGAGGCCATGGCCAAGCGGCAGCCGGTCCTGCGCAACCGCCCGGCCCGGAATCCCGGCGCGGGTACCCTCCTGGCCGACGACGAGACCGACGAGCGGTTCTCGGCCTACGTCATCGCGCCGATCCTCGCCACAGGGGACGTCATCGGCGCCGTGATCCTGGCCTCCAAGGATCCGGCGGTGCAGATGGGCGACCTGGAGCTGAAGCTGGCGGAGACGGCCGCGGCGGTGCTGCGCAAGCAGATGGAGGATTGA
- the mazG gene encoding nucleoside triphosphate pyrophosphohydrolase: protein MVELVRRLRAPGGCPWDRAQTHRSLRRFALEEAYEVVAAIDAGDPRHLADELGDLLLQVLLHAQIAAEAGHFTIADVCHALADKLIRRHPHVFGGVEADSPADVQRLWAAIKRAEAAAREGVPAGEAAGAGGREGGASAAGVPEGQAGAGPAAGEAVAGPPSGAAGEPVPEVAGGRDDEPWTPAALVEAYRVQERAARLGLDWPDPRGPRAKLDEELAELDAAVAEGDPQHVEEELGDVLFVLVNAGRHWGVHAETALLGAVRKFRRRIHQMEEQARRQGRTLEELSPAELDRLWEAAKARETGRIQGLSAEHTSGTRPDARGGKRG from the coding sequence GTGGTGGAATTGGTCCGGCGCCTGCGGGCGCCGGGCGGTTGCCCCTGGGACCGGGCCCAGACCCACCGGTCCCTGCGCCGCTTTGCGCTGGAAGAAGCCTACGAGGTGGTCGCGGCCATCGACGCGGGGGATCCGCGCCACCTGGCCGACGAGCTGGGCGACCTCCTCCTGCAGGTCCTGCTCCATGCGCAGATCGCTGCCGAAGCGGGCCACTTCACCATCGCCGACGTCTGCCACGCCCTGGCGGACAAGCTCATCCGGCGGCATCCCCACGTATTCGGTGGCGTCGAGGCTGACAGCCCTGCCGACGTCCAGCGGCTCTGGGCCGCCATCAAGCGGGCGGAGGCGGCGGCGAGGGAGGGGGTGCCCGCAGGCGAAGCCGCTGGGGCGGGCGGGCGCGAAGGCGGCGCCAGCGCAGCGGGAGTGCCGGAAGGCCAAGCGGGTGCGGGACCGGCCGCCGGCGAAGCCGTGGCCGGACCGCCCTCCGGTGCGGCCGGCGAGCCGGTCCCGGAGGTGGCCGGTGGGCGGGACGACGAGCCCTGGACGCCTGCGGCCCTGGTCGAAGCGTATCGCGTCCAGGAGCGCGCGGCCCGCTTGGGGCTGGATTGGCCGGACCCCCGCGGCCCCCGGGCCAAGCTGGACGAGGAGCTGGCCGAGCTGGACGCCGCCGTGGCGGAGGGCGATCCCCAGCACGTGGAGGAGGAGCTGGGGGACGTCCTGTTCGTCCTGGTCAACGCCGGCCGGCACTGGGGCGTGCATGCGGAGACCGCCCTGTTGGGGGCGGTGCGCAAGTTCCGCCGTCGCATCCACCAGATGGAAGAACAGGCCCGGCGCCAGGGGCGGACCCTGGAGGAACTCTCACCCGCCGAGCTCGACCGCTTGTGGGAAGCCGCCAAAGCCCGCGAAACCGGAAGGATTCAAGGCCTGTCCGCAGAACACACAAGCGGAACTCGACCCGACGCGAGGGGAGGGAAGCGTGGGTGA